A single Methanocella sp. DNA region contains:
- a CDS encoding TldD/PmbA family protein, producing the protein MNFKHLIDLALKEGATEAEIFYSKGRVVNVETQKGSVGFGEESVSDGIGIRVISGGAFGYSSVNDPGKYEDAVRTAVKCAKARGRDPSLQGLPGPKPYRSVSGIYDRRIDGMKLDECIDTMAAMVSEATKDRDVSVTFGKFSSQVSETTIINSNGIDAHEKDTAAYGYIDVILKKGDQVSTAYDYDVSRALDVNFAAIGSNAAELAKSSLNAVSIESKTCDVLLGPQAFSDVMEGTLLFAINSENVQKGRSSLADSIGKKVAVDGLAMVDDGLIPGGLGTSAFDDEGVPTQATTIIDDGVLETFIYDSYTAGKAGRESTGNAVRGTYQLSPKVGPHNVRFEYPRSDVIGETKKGIYVNSIIGAHTANPITGDFSVECRNSFIVEDGRKTKPIKSLMMGGNAFQFLNNITGMGRDDRKMGAFVVPTVRVKDVHVTRGSQ; encoded by the coding sequence ATGAATTTCAAACATTTAATCGACCTCGCCCTGAAGGAGGGCGCCACCGAGGCAGAGATCTTCTACTCTAAGGGCCGCGTGGTCAACGTCGAGACGCAGAAGGGCTCGGTCGGCTTCGGCGAGGAGAGCGTGTCCGACGGCATCGGCATCCGGGTCATCTCGGGCGGAGCGTTCGGCTACTCATCCGTGAACGACCCCGGGAAATACGAGGACGCCGTCCGGACGGCGGTTAAGTGCGCCAAAGCCCGGGGCCGGGACCCGTCCCTGCAGGGGCTTCCTGGCCCGAAGCCTTACCGGAGCGTCTCTGGCATTTACGACAGGCGAATCGACGGGATGAAGCTGGACGAGTGCATCGACACCATGGCCGCCATGGTCTCCGAGGCGACGAAGGACAGGGACGTCTCGGTCACGTTCGGAAAGTTCTCCAGCCAGGTCTCCGAGACGACGATCATCAATTCCAACGGCATCGATGCCCACGAGAAGGATACGGCGGCGTACGGCTACATCGACGTCATCCTGAAAAAGGGGGACCAGGTCTCGACCGCCTACGACTACGACGTGTCCCGGGCGCTGGACGTGAATTTCGCCGCCATCGGCTCCAACGCCGCGGAACTGGCGAAGAGCTCGCTGAACGCCGTGTCCATCGAGAGCAAGACCTGCGACGTCCTGCTCGGGCCGCAGGCGTTCTCCGACGTCATGGAAGGCACGCTGCTATTCGCCATCAACTCCGAGAACGTGCAGAAGGGCCGGTCCAGCCTGGCCGACAGTATCGGCAAAAAGGTCGCCGTAGACGGCCTGGCCATGGTCGACGACGGCCTCATACCCGGCGGCCTGGGCACTTCCGCCTTCGACGACGAGGGCGTGCCCACGCAGGCCACCACCATCATAGACGACGGCGTGCTCGAGACGTTCATCTACGACAGCTACACCGCGGGCAAGGCGGGCCGGGAGTCCACGGGCAACGCCGTCAGGGGCACTTACCAGCTGAGCCCCAAGGTCGGGCCGCACAACGTCCGCTTCGAGTACCCGAGAAGCGACGTCATCGGCGAAACGAAGAAGGGCATATACGTGAACTCCATCATCGGCGCCCATACGGCCAACCCCATCACCGGGGACTTCTCCGTGGAGTGCCGGAACTCGTTCATCGTGGAGGACGGCCGGAAGACGAAGCCAATAAAGTCCCTCATGATGGGCGGCAACGCCTTCCAGTTTTTAAACAATATCACGGGCATGGGCCGGGACGACCGGAAGATGGGCGCCTTCGTGGTCCCGACCGTCCGCGTAAAGGACGTGCACGTTACCCGCGGCAGCCAATAA
- a CDS encoding pyridoxamine 5'-phosphate oxidase family protein, which translates to MSLKVGHASKRNMGEAGILDLLSRAEVGQLATADPDGRPYVIPVCFFYEGGRIYFHCALKGKKLDNLKTNPYVSFSVFDVLGMGVSAEKPCNSWTYYHSVVASGKARILEGDEKLRPLRLLAEKFARGPVAEMPADSVGRTCVVEITIDEISGKKNEKKI; encoded by the coding sequence ATGTCGTTGAAAGTCGGCCATGCCAGTAAGCGTAATATGGGCGAGGCCGGCATCCTCGACCTCCTTTCCAGGGCTGAGGTGGGCCAGCTTGCCACCGCGGACCCCGATGGCAGGCCCTATGTTATTCCCGTCTGCTTCTTTTATGAGGGCGGCCGGATCTATTTTCACTGTGCCCTGAAGGGAAAGAAGCTCGATAACCTGAAAACTAACCCGTACGTGTCTTTCTCCGTCTTCGATGTGCTGGGCATGGGCGTGAGCGCCGAAAAGCCATGCAATAGCTGGACTTACTACCACAGTGTAGTCGCTTCCGGCAAAGCCCGCATCCTGGAGGGCGACGAGAAGCTGCGGCCGCTGCGGCTGCTGGCGGAGAAGTTCGCCCGCGGGCCCGTCGCCGAGATGCCCGCGGATTCCGTGGGAAGGACCTGCGTCGTGGAGATCACGATCGACGAGATCAGCGGCAAAAAGAACGAGAAAAAGATATAG